The Stigmatella aurantiaca DW4/3-1 genome contains the following window.
CGCCGCTTGGCTGTTCCTGGCCCCCACCCTGGTGGTGATGGTGGTGGTGGCCGGGTGGCCCCTGGCACGGACCTTCTGGTTCTCGTTCACGGACGCGAACCTGACGGACATGGCCGCCTCCCAGTTCGTGGGGTTGGAGAGCCTCCGCCAGGTGATAGACGATCCGGACTGGTGGACCACGGTGTGGACCACCTTCCGGTTCGCCGGGGTGTCGGTCGTGCTGGAGACGGTGCTGGGGATGATCATCGCCCTGGCGCTGAACGCGAAGTTCGGGGGCCGCGGCATTCTGCGCGCCGCGGTGCTCGTGCCCTGGGCCATCCCTACCGTTGTCTCCGCGAAGATGTGGGCGTGGATGTTCAACGACATCTACGGCGTCGTGAACGCGGTTCTCCAGTCGCTGGGCCTCATCTCGGAGCCGATGGCGTGGACGGCGGAGCCGGGGCTGGCCTTTGGGGCGGTGGTGGCCGTGGACGTGTGGAAGACGACGCCCTTCATGACGCTGCTCATCCTGGCGGCGCTCCAGATGTTGCCGGGAGATGTCTACGAGGCGGCCCGCATCGATGGGGCCGGGCCCATCCGGGCGTTCTTCCAGGTGACGCTGCCCATGCTGAAGGGGCCGCTGATGGTGGCCATCATCTTCCGCATCCTGGATGCACTGCGCGTCTTCGACGTCTTCTTCGTGCTCACCGGCGGTGGGACAGAGACGATGCCGATGGCGGGCTACGCGCGGCAGCGGATGTTCGAGTACCAAGAGATTGGTGTCGGCTCAGCGGCGGCTTCCTTGCTGTTCGCGATCATCGCCCTGTTCACCGCCGTCTACATGGTGGTGGGCCGGGTGAAGCTGGGAGATTAGGGCATGCGCTGGGTGAAGAAGGCGGCGTTCGCGGTGTTGCTGGCGGTCATCAGCGTCTACACGCTCTTTCCCTTCTACTGGGCCATCGTCTCGTCCTTGAAGACGGGCAGCGAGCTGTTCGAAGTCGCCCCATGGCCGAAGGAGCCCGCCTGGGGCAACTACACGGCGGTGTTCACCGCCCAGCCCTTCGGGCAGAACATCCTCAACTCGGTCATCGTCGCCTCGGCGGTGGTGGTGCTGTCGCTGGCGCTGGGGCTGACGGCTTCGTTCGCGCTGGCGCGCATCCAGTTCCGGGGCCGCAGCACCCTGCTGCTCACGGTGCTGGGTGTGTCCATGTTCCCGCAGATCGCCGTGCTGTCGGGCATGTTTGAACTGGTGCGCTGGCTGGGCTTCTACAACAAGCTGCCGTCGCTGATTCTCTCGAACCTCATCCTCACCCTGCCCTTCACCGTCTGGGTGCTCACCACGTTCATGCGGGAGCTGCCGAAGGACCTGGAGGAAGCGGCCATCGTGGATGGTGCCACGCCGTGGATGATCGTCACCAAGGTGTTCCTGCCGCTGCTGGGGCCCGCCATGGCGACCACGGGGCTCTTGGCGTTCATCTCCGCGTGGAATGAGTTCCTGTTCGCGCTCACCTTCAGCCAGTCCGACAACGTGCGGACGGTGCCGGTGGCCATCGCCCTGTTCAGCGGTGGCAGCGCGTTCGAGACGCCCTGGGGCGTCATCATGGCCGCCTCCGTCATCGTCACCGTGCCCTTGGTGGTGCTGGTGCTCATCTTCCAGCGGAAGATCATCTCCGGTCTCACGGCGGGAGCCGTGAAGGGGTAGCCTCCTCCTCCCGCAGCCATTCCTGGAGATCCGCGGGGATGGGCATGGGGGTGAAGATGCCCACGTTGGCTCCTCCCGTGTTCCCCCGGGGGGCGCGCCC
Protein-coding sequences here:
- a CDS encoding carbohydrate ABC transporter permease, with translation MAHPATPINPGPGGASAPPEAPPPVLEGASALLRERTRAAWLFLAPTLVVMVVVAGWPLARTFWFSFTDANLTDMAASQFVGLESLRQVIDDPDWWTTVWTTFRFAGVSVVLETVLGMIIALALNAKFGGRGILRAAVLVPWAIPTVVSAKMWAWMFNDIYGVVNAVLQSLGLISEPMAWTAEPGLAFGAVVAVDVWKTTPFMTLLILAALQMLPGDVYEAARIDGAGPIRAFFQVTLPMLKGPLMVAIIFRILDALRVFDVFFVLTGGGTETMPMAGYARQRMFEYQEIGVGSAAASLLFAIIALFTAVYMVVGRVKLGD
- a CDS encoding carbohydrate ABC transporter permease; this translates as MRWVKKAAFAVLLAVISVYTLFPFYWAIVSSLKTGSELFEVAPWPKEPAWGNYTAVFTAQPFGQNILNSVIVASAVVVLSLALGLTASFALARIQFRGRSTLLLTVLGVSMFPQIAVLSGMFELVRWLGFYNKLPSLILSNLILTLPFTVWVLTTFMRELPKDLEEAAIVDGATPWMIVTKVFLPLLGPAMATTGLLAFISAWNEFLFALTFSQSDNVRTVPVAIALFSGGSAFETPWGVIMAASVIVTVPLVVLVLIFQRKIISGLTAGAVKG